One stretch of Streptomyces sp. NBC_00443 DNA includes these proteins:
- the npdG gene encoding NADPH-dependent F420 reductase, which yields MTSSDSAQQPAQASAKAPAKDPWDLPDVSGLAVGVLGGTGPQGKGLAYRLARAGQKVIIGSRAAERAESAAEELGHGVEGADNAECARRSDIVIVAVPWEGHGKTLESLREELAGKLVVDCVNPLGFDKQGAYALKPEEGSAAEQAAALLPDSRVTAAFHHLSAVLLEDPEIDEIDTDVMVLGEVRADVEIVQALAGRIPGMRGVFAGRLRNAHQVEALVANLISVNRRYKAHAGLRVTDV from the coding sequence ATGACCTCTAGCGACAGTGCACAGCAGCCCGCCCAGGCGTCCGCGAAGGCCCCGGCCAAGGACCCCTGGGACCTCCCGGACGTCTCCGGGCTCGCCGTCGGCGTGCTCGGCGGGACCGGGCCGCAGGGCAAGGGCCTCGCCTACCGGCTCGCCCGGGCCGGCCAGAAGGTGATCATCGGCTCGCGGGCCGCCGAGCGTGCCGAGTCCGCCGCCGAGGAACTCGGGCACGGCGTCGAGGGTGCCGACAACGCCGAGTGCGCGCGGCGCAGCGACATCGTGATCGTCGCCGTGCCGTGGGAGGGCCACGGCAAGACCCTCGAATCCCTGCGCGAGGAGCTGGCCGGCAAGCTGGTCGTCGACTGCGTCAACCCGCTCGGCTTCGACAAGCAGGGCGCCTACGCGCTGAAGCCGGAGGAGGGCAGCGCCGCCGAGCAGGCCGCCGCCCTGCTGCCGGACTCCCGGGTGACCGCGGCCTTCCACCATCTGTCGGCCGTCCTGCTGGAGGACCCCGAGATCGACGAGATCGACACCGACGTGATGGTCCTCGGCGAGGTCCGGGCGGACGTCGAGATCGTCCAGGCGCTGGCGGGCCGCATCCCCGGCATGCGCGGCGTCTTCGCGGGGCGGCTGCGCAACGCCCACCAGGTCGAGGCGCTGGTCGCGAACCTGATCTCGGTGAACCGGCGCTACAAGGCACACGCGGGGCTCCGCGTCACGGACGTATGA
- a CDS encoding sialidase family protein, producing the protein MAETSVPFRAGREGYASFRIPAVVATSTGTLLAFCEGRVGSHDDFGNIDIVLKRSTDGGRTWGPLQVAAKNGDDLAGNPAPVVLDTGRILLVHVRNAALATESAIRRGVVSAADGRRVWVQHSDDEGATWSAPTEITKGTKRPEWRWYATTPGHAVQLAGGRVVVAANHSLPPAGRDNGTEGKYNGGHCLLSDDRGATWRIGYVDGNTDGYVNVNETTAAELPDGRVYFNTRNDSTSPGTRADAYSEDGGATLVKPFRPQAGLAAPVCEGSVLYLRDPDVLLYSGPADPGFRALMTVRASTDGGITWRSAHTVDGLPAAYSDLVRIDDEAVGLLYETGDFSAYETITFRRVPVTELT; encoded by the coding sequence ATGGCAGAGACCAGCGTCCCCTTCCGCGCCGGCCGCGAGGGCTACGCGAGCTTCCGCATCCCCGCCGTCGTCGCCACGTCCACCGGCACCCTCCTCGCCTTCTGCGAGGGCCGGGTCGGCTCGCACGACGACTTCGGGAACATCGACATCGTGCTGAAGCGCTCCACCGACGGCGGCCGCACCTGGGGCCCGCTCCAGGTCGCCGCCAAGAACGGTGACGACCTCGCCGGCAACCCGGCTCCCGTCGTGCTCGACACCGGCCGCATCCTGCTCGTCCACGTCCGCAACGCCGCCCTCGCCACCGAGAGCGCCATCCGCCGCGGTGTGGTGAGCGCCGCGGACGGGCGGCGGGTCTGGGTCCAGCACAGCGACGACGAGGGCGCGACCTGGTCCGCGCCGACGGAGATCACCAAGGGCACGAAACGGCCGGAGTGGCGCTGGTACGCCACCACCCCGGGCCACGCCGTCCAGCTGGCCGGCGGCCGGGTCGTCGTCGCCGCCAACCACTCCCTGCCGCCCGCCGGACGGGACAACGGCACGGAGGGCAAGTACAACGGCGGCCACTGCCTGCTCAGCGACGACCGCGGCGCCACCTGGCGCATCGGGTACGTCGACGGCAACACCGACGGCTACGTCAACGTCAACGAGACCACCGCCGCCGAACTCCCGGACGGGCGCGTCTACTTCAACACCCGCAACGACTCCACGTCCCCCGGAACCCGCGCCGACGCCTACTCCGAGGACGGCGGCGCGACGCTGGTGAAACCCTTCCGTCCCCAGGCCGGCCTCGCCGCCCCCGTCTGCGAGGGCAGCGTCCTGTACCTGCGCGACCCCGACGTGCTGCTCTACTCCGGCCCCGCCGACCCCGGCTTCCGCGCCCTGATGACCGTCCGCGCCTCCACCGACGGCGGCATCACCTGGCGGTCGGCGCACACGGTGGACGGACTGCCCGCCGCGTACTCGGACCTCGTACGGATCGACGACGAGGCGGTCGGACTCCTCTACGAGACCGGCGACTTCAGCGCGTACGAGACCATCACCTTCCGGCGGGTGCCCGTGACGGAGCTCACCTGA
- a CDS encoding MFS transporter: MTDDSPTPPSPPSRFRGVLPDLAPWRASVDFRRLWLAGLVSYFGSFLTFVALPVQIKELTGSAAAVGAIGAVQLVPLIVFGLYGGALADALDKRKLIWWTEVGQAVLSAVLLVNALLPSPAIWPLYVVAALASALVSVQRPAMDALLPRIVAHDHLPAAASLNALRWQVGGVAGPALAGVVVAYAGLGWAYGADLLTFVVSVLLVLGLAPSPAAHEAAKPSLKAIAEGARYAWNRKELLGTYVIDIAAMLFAMPLAVLPFLADELNAPWALGLMYAALPAGGMLVSLTSGWTSRVHRHGRAVVVAAALWGTAIAAAGVVGNVWLVLLFLTLGGAADMVSGMFRGVMWNQTIPDELRGRLAGIELLSYSVGPQLGQTYVGGIAAWQGVRASIWSGGVLCVGALGLLALCLPKLMTYDARTSEHAVRLREQRAAAAAARAPAAEPAPAPAKG; this comes from the coding sequence GTGACCGACGACTCCCCCACACCTCCCTCGCCGCCTTCCCGCTTCCGGGGCGTGCTGCCCGACCTGGCCCCTTGGCGGGCCTCCGTCGACTTCCGGAGGCTGTGGCTGGCAGGGCTGGTCTCCTACTTCGGCAGCTTCCTGACCTTCGTCGCGCTGCCCGTGCAGATCAAGGAGCTGACCGGGTCGGCCGCAGCGGTCGGGGCGATCGGGGCCGTGCAGCTGGTGCCGCTGATCGTGTTCGGGCTGTACGGGGGTGCGCTCGCCGACGCGCTCGACAAGCGGAAGCTGATCTGGTGGACGGAGGTCGGGCAGGCGGTCCTCAGCGCGGTGCTGCTGGTCAACGCGCTGCTGCCGAGCCCCGCCATCTGGCCGCTGTATGTCGTCGCCGCCCTGGCCTCCGCCCTGGTGTCGGTCCAGCGCCCGGCCATGGACGCCCTGCTGCCCCGGATCGTGGCCCACGACCACCTTCCCGCCGCCGCCTCGCTCAACGCGCTGCGCTGGCAGGTCGGCGGCGTCGCGGGCCCGGCCCTGGCCGGCGTGGTCGTGGCGTACGCGGGCCTTGGCTGGGCGTACGGCGCGGATCTGCTGACCTTCGTCGTCTCCGTGCTGCTCGTGCTCGGGCTCGCGCCCTCCCCCGCCGCCCACGAGGCCGCGAAGCCGTCCCTGAAGGCCATCGCCGAGGGCGCCCGCTACGCCTGGAACCGCAAGGAACTCCTCGGCACGTACGTCATCGACATCGCGGCGATGCTCTTCGCGATGCCGCTCGCCGTACTGCCGTTCCTCGCCGACGAGTTGAACGCCCCCTGGGCGCTGGGCCTGATGTACGCGGCGCTGCCGGCCGGCGGGATGCTGGTGAGCCTGACCAGCGGCTGGACCTCGCGGGTGCACCGGCACGGGCGGGCCGTCGTCGTGGCGGCAGCTCTGTGGGGCACGGCGATCGCGGCGGCCGGTGTCGTCGGGAACGTATGGCTGGTCCTGCTGTTCCTGACCCTCGGCGGCGCCGCCGACATGGTCAGCGGCATGTTCCGCGGGGTGATGTGGAACCAGACGATCCCGGACGAGCTGCGCGGCCGGCTGGCCGGGATCGAGCTGCTGTCGTACTCGGTCGGCCCGCAACTGGGCCAGACCTACGTGGGCGGCATCGCGGCCTGGCAGGGTGTACGGGCGTCGATCTGGTCGGGCGGGGTGCTGTGCGTGGGCGCGTTGGGGCTGCTGGCGCTGTGCCTGCCGAAGCTGATGACGTACGACGCGCGGACGAGCGAGCACGCGGTGCGGCTGCGGGAGCAGCGGGCGGCGGCAGCGGCCGCGCGGGCGCCGGCG